Proteins from a single region of Syntrophales bacterium:
- a CDS encoding cobalamin B12-binding domain-containing protein, with protein MADKKLRIMVAKPGLDGHDRGARVLARCFRDAGFEVIYTGCHQTPEQIAAAAIQEDVDIVGLSCLSGAHRYLFPAVVTLLKEKGADDITVIGGGIIPDQDFKLMFDAGLKAIFTPGATLDSIVEWINTNVQPRA; from the coding sequence ATGGCAGACAAGAAACTGCGAATCATGGTTGCGAAACCGGGCCTGGACGGTCATGACCGGGGGGCCCGCGTGCTGGCCCGCTGTTTCCGCGATGCGGGCTTCGAGGTCATTTATACGGGTTGTCACCAGACGCCCGAGCAGATCGCCGCGGCGGCCATCCAGGAGGATGTGGACATCGTCGGGCTGAGCTGCCTGTCGGGGGCGCACCGCTATCTGTTTCCGGCGGTGGTGACACTGCTGAAGGAGAAGGGAGCGGATGATATTACCGTCATCGGCGGCGGCATCATTCCGGACCAGGATTTCAAACTCATGTTTGACGCCGGTCTCAAGGCCATCTTCACGCCGGGGGCCACGCTGGACAGCATTGTGGAATGGATCAACACGAATGTACAACCAAGGGCGTGA
- the meaB gene encoding methylmalonyl Co-A mutase-associated GTPase MeaB yields MEKVNKIKAGDVRTASRLIRNLEDGVDEARTTIKHIFPLTGKAHVIGITGSPGAGKSTLVDGLVECFRKREKTVGVLAVDPTSPFTGGAILGDRIRMQRHAEDPGVFVRSLATRGALGGLAKAVGDAIHVMDVMGMDMVIVETVGTGQQEVDIINHSHTVIVVLIPGMGDEIQAIKAGIMEIADLFVINKADREGSSKLRRELMAMLDMAPPNTFPGGWRPPIIRVENAFEPEGFGKSLEELTATIVEHYQHLVKHDLLGSRIRRKAVVELNEAVRNCMLEPVLKRLVASGEMEKMVEMLLKKESDPYTLAENIAGRYLKNCD; encoded by the coding sequence ATGGAAAAAGTCAATAAAATCAAGGCGGGGGATGTCAGGACGGCCTCCCGCCTCATCCGCAACCTGGAAGACGGCGTCGATGAGGCCCGCACGACCATCAAGCACATCTTCCCCCTCACGGGAAAGGCCCACGTGATCGGCATCACCGGGTCCCCCGGGGCGGGAAAGAGCACCCTCGTGGACGGTCTCGTCGAGTGTTTCCGGAAGCGCGAAAAAACGGTGGGCGTCCTCGCCGTGGACCCCACCAGCCCCTTCACGGGAGGCGCCATCCTGGGCGACCGGATCCGCATGCAGCGCCACGCGGAGGACCCCGGGGTCTTTGTCCGCAGCCTCGCCACCCGGGGTGCCCTGGGCGGCCTGGCCAAGGCCGTGGGAGACGCGATCCACGTCATGGATGTCATGGGAATGGACATGGTGATCGTGGAGACCGTCGGAACCGGCCAGCAGGAGGTGGATATCATCAACCACTCCCATACGGTGATCGTCGTGCTGATTCCCGGGATGGGAGACGAGATCCAGGCCATCAAGGCCGGGATCATGGAGATCGCCGACCTGTTCGTCATCAACAAGGCGGACCGGGAGGGATCCTCGAAGCTGCGGCGGGAACTCATGGCCATGCTGGACATGGCACCGCCGAACACGTTTCCCGGAGGGTGGCGGCCGCCCATCATCCGGGTGGAGAACGCATTTGAACCGGAGGGATTCGGAAAAAGCCTGGAAGAGCTGACGGCAACCATCGTGGAACATTATCAGCATCTCGTAAAACACGATCTGCTGGGATCCCGGATCCGCCGGAAGGCCGTGGTGGAGCTCAACGAGGCGGTCCGGAACTGCATGCTCGAACCGGTTCTGAAACGTCTTGTTGCCTCCGGGGAGATGGAGAAGATGGTGGAGATGCTCCTCAAGAAGGAGTCCGATCCTTACACCCTGGCGGAAAACATTGCCGGACGGTATTTGAAAAACTGCGACTGA
- a CDS encoding cob(I)yrinic acid a,c-diamide adenosyltransferase, which produces MEAAGDDRITEALSRFNQGVVIVLTGNGKGKTTSAMGQALRALGHGKKVLVIQFMKGRKYGEVLAAERHLPGITIVQSGLDSFVMRDNPAPVDVELARQGLEMAREALAAGNHDMVILDEINVAVDFRLIPLADLLALIRSKPAAVDLILTGRYAPPEVLELADTVSEIQEVRHHYSKGIKERAGIEY; this is translated from the coding sequence GTGGAAGCAGCAGGCGATGATCGTATCACGGAAGCCCTGTCCCGGTTCAACCAGGGGGTGGTGATCGTCCTGACGGGCAACGGGAAGGGAAAGACCACGTCCGCCATGGGACAGGCCCTGCGGGCCCTGGGACACGGGAAGAAGGTTCTTGTGATCCAGTTCATGAAAGGCAGGAAGTACGGGGAAGTCCTGGCGGCGGAGCGGCATCTGCCGGGGATCACGATCGTCCAGAGCGGCCTCGACAGCTTCGTGATGCGGGACAATCCGGCCCCGGTTGATGTCGAGCTGGCGAGACAGGGGCTGGAGATGGCCCGGGAGGCCCTGGCGGCGGGGAACCATGACATGGTGATTCTCGACGAGATCAACGTCGCCGTCGATTTCAGGCTGATCCCCCTCGCGGACCTGCTGGCGCTGATCCGCAGCAAACCGGCGGCGGTGGACCTGATTCTCACGGGCCGCTACGCGCCACCGGAGGTCCTGGAACTCGCCGATACGGTCAGCGAGATCCAGGAGGTACGGCATCATTATTCGAAGGGGATAAAAGAACGGGCCGGCATCGAATACTGA
- a CDS encoding DUF2284 domain-containing protein, translating to MKASLRRGGATEVRPIAVDSVVVDERVRLKCQVPLCDSYGRNFTCPPFLPPVSEFREMLPRFTNALLVQVSADGPFDPPKSVFVYAKKLHELMNRAERMAFVEGFRFAAALIGGCCRLCNECAAVRPGEPCRHPFRARPSMEAMGIDVLATLEKAGLPGRFPVHKRVDWTGLLLF from the coding sequence ATGAAGGCCTCTCTCCGCAGGGGAGGAGCGACGGAGGTGCGGCCGATTGCCGTCGATTCCGTTGTCGTGGACGAGCGGGTCAGGCTTAAATGCCAGGTGCCGCTCTGCGACAGCTATGGACGGAATTTCACCTGTCCCCCGTTTCTCCCGCCGGTATCGGAGTTTCGGGAGATGCTGCCCCGCTTCACCAATGCCTTGCTGGTGCAGGTTTCCGCTGACGGTCCGTTTGATCCCCCGAAAAGCGTTTTCGTTTATGCGAAAAAGCTTCATGAACTGATGAACCGGGCGGAGCGGATGGCGTTTGTGGAAGGCTTCCGTTTCGCCGCGGCCCTGATTGGAGGCTGCTGCCGTCTCTGCAATGAGTGTGCGGCAGTCCGGCCCGGAGAGCCTTGCCGCCATCCATTCCGGGCGAGGCCTTCCATGGAGGCCATGGGCATCGATGTCCTGGCTACCCTGGAAAAGGCGGGGCTGCCGGGGCGGTTTCCCGTCCACAAGCGGGTTGACTGGACGGGGCTCCTATTGTTCTGA
- a CDS encoding acyl-CoA dehydrogenase family protein: MNLDLTEEQRIIQDTARNFARTELEPLAAKLDEQDDRAAFCANLRKLAGLGLMGINVKADYGGSEAGVVAFSLAVTEIGKACASTGVTMSVNNMVCEVIQAIGSEEQRMKYIPKICSGEYYAGGFGLTETTAGSDPAGMRCSAVLDGNEWVLNGNKMFITSAEYAGVFVVWAVTDKSAPKGKGISTFLVENGLKGFTVGRAEHKMGQHASITNELIFEDCRVPKDALMGKPNDGFRTAVGELAGGRIGIGSLGLGIGQAAIEYAAKYALERRQFDQPISNFQAIQWMIAESYTELEAARLLLMNAAYQKENGRFFARQASMAKYYATEAAERACYNALQILGGYGYTREFPIERFARDVRITSIYEGTNQIQRVIIARDILSSLK, from the coding sequence ATGAATCTAGATCTCACGGAAGAGCAAAGAATCATCCAGGACACGGCGCGCAACTTTGCCAGGACGGAACTCGAGCCCCTGGCGGCAAAACTGGACGAGCAGGACGACCGAGCGGCCTTCTGCGCCAACTTGAGGAAGCTTGCCGGCCTTGGACTCATGGGAATCAACGTGAAGGCCGACTACGGCGGATCCGAGGCGGGCGTCGTGGCCTTCAGCCTGGCCGTGACCGAGATCGGCAAGGCCTGCGCTTCCACGGGCGTCACCATGTCGGTGAACAACATGGTCTGCGAGGTCATCCAGGCCATCGGCTCGGAAGAACAGAGGATGAAATACATCCCGAAAATCTGCTCCGGCGAGTACTATGCCGGCGGTTTCGGCCTGACGGAAACCACGGCCGGCTCGGACCCCGCCGGAATGCGGTGCTCCGCTGTCCTGGACGGCAACGAATGGGTCCTCAACGGCAACAAGATGTTCATCACCAGCGCAGAGTACGCCGGCGTCTTCGTCGTCTGGGCCGTGACGGACAAATCCGCTCCCAAAGGAAAGGGTATCAGCACGTTCCTCGTGGAAAACGGGCTTAAGGGATTCACCGTGGGCCGGGCCGAGCACAAGATGGGCCAGCACGCGTCCATAACGAACGAGTTGATCTTCGAGGACTGCCGGGTTCCCAAAGACGCCCTCATGGGCAAGCCGAACGACGGCTTCCGGACCGCCGTGGGTGAACTGGCGGGAGGCCGGATCGGCATCGGGTCCCTGGGGCTCGGCATCGGCCAGGCGGCCATCGAGTATGCCGCCAAGTACGCCCTGGAGCGCCGTCAGTTCGATCAGCCCATTTCGAATTTTCAGGCCATCCAGTGGATGATCGCCGAGTCCTACACGGAGCTCGAAGCGGCGCGGCTCCTCCTGATGAACGCGGCCTACCAGAAGGAAAACGGCCGGTTCTTCGCCCGCCAGGCATCCATGGCCAAGTACTACGCCACGGAAGCGGCGGAGCGGGCCTGCTATAACGCCCTTCAGATCCTGGGCGGATACGGCTACACCCGGGAATTCCCGATAGAGCGCTTTGCCCGGGACGTCCGGATCACCTCGATCTACGAGGGAACCAACCAGATCCAGAGGGTCATCATCGCCCGGGACATCCTGAGCAGCCTGAAATAA
- a CDS encoding CoA-transferase, which produces MAKSMEELMGLIDLIPNESAKPGEFILPELMAIAVAHEVRNEDIVFAGTGLPMVGIMTANFTNAPKATLIYESGICDGKTMHVPMSVCDQRAANMSSTLGGLVDTFGYYLQQGYVTLGFLGGAAIDKYGGVNVTSIGDYFAPSHRFTGSGGNSDIGTMAKRTAYIILQEKRRFLERNDYTTTPGWWCWDFKTNEWKPKKEVWKNTAFADCGPTAVVTNMGVYRFDKDGIIYLETHHPGVTVEQVKENCGFDLNVSNVKGETPHPTYRELFVLREFVDPELIFLPAKTDYTPAIQAIIDKGA; this is translated from the coding sequence ATGGCAAAATCAATGGAAGAATTGATGGGATTGATCGACCTGATTCCCAATGAGTCCGCGAAGCCGGGGGAATTCATCCTTCCGGAGCTGATGGCCATTGCCGTGGCTCATGAAGTTCGGAATGAAGATATCGTGTTCGCCGGCACGGGGCTACCCATGGTGGGCATCATGACGGCCAACTTCACGAACGCGCCGAAGGCGACCCTGATCTACGAATCAGGAATCTGCGACGGCAAGACGATGCACGTCCCCATGTCCGTCTGCGACCAGCGGGCGGCCAACATGAGCTCCACCCTGGGCGGCCTCGTCGACACCTTCGGTTACTACCTGCAGCAGGGTTACGTCACACTCGGGTTCCTCGGCGGTGCGGCGATCGACAAGTATGGAGGCGTCAACGTGACCTCCATTGGAGACTATTTCGCCCCCTCCCACCGCTTCACCGGGTCCGGCGGAAACTCCGACATCGGGACCATGGCAAAACGGACCGCCTACATCATTCTCCAGGAGAAACGACGCTTCCTGGAGCGGAACGACTACACGACCACCCCCGGCTGGTGGTGCTGGGACTTCAAGACCAACGAGTGGAAACCCAAGAAGGAAGTCTGGAAGAACACCGCCTTCGCCGACTGCGGTCCCACCGCCGTCGTGACCAACATGGGCGTCTACCGCTTCGACAAAGATGGGATCATCTACCTGGAGACCCACCATCCGGGCGTCACGGTGGAACAGGTCAAGGAGAATTGCGGCTTCGATCTCAATGTGTCGAATGTCAAGGGTGAAACCCCACATCCGACCTACAGGGAGCTGTTCGTGCTCCGGGAGTTCGTCGATCCGGAACTGATCTTCCTGCCCGCGAAGACGGATTATACGCCCGCAATTCAGGCCATCATCGACAAGGGGGCCTGA
- a CDS encoding CoA-transferase, with protein sequence MARIRGKSKKAEILSLEEAVKTYMHNGVICAFSGFTGFNRNPFAFAWETVRQGIKDIHVIDRHGGVCTWLLNSVNAMKIYETDWMGWGEMAGKIDINLERHYKAGKVILEDYSHGAMAMRFLAGAIGAPFIPYSAPLGSDLYNPKYDALGKAGMRDGKNAKIPRKKFIQMEEPFWGEGDTILLPAAKPELAIIHVAQAGDKGTARWRGVGTIDKEISFACDKVVILAEEIVPESEMRKLPETNQIPYFVVDAVVECPWGAFPSSVPFYYDYDAPFMRDMDKASRNNDDLKKWLDEWVFGPKSWEDFVVKLGAKRLLDLKADSTTGYSVRMMRGKKPAPRMKMPLSVARSGY encoded by the coding sequence ATGGCAAGAATTCGCGGGAAATCGAAAAAGGCGGAGATCCTGTCGCTGGAGGAAGCAGTCAAGACGTACATGCACAACGGGGTCATCTGCGCGTTCAGCGGGTTCACGGGCTTCAACCGGAACCCCTTCGCCTTCGCCTGGGAGACGGTCCGTCAGGGCATCAAAGACATTCATGTCATCGACCGGCATGGCGGTGTGTGTACCTGGCTGCTGAACTCCGTCAACGCCATGAAGATTTATGAGACGGACTGGATGGGCTGGGGTGAAATGGCCGGCAAGATCGACATCAACCTGGAGCGGCACTACAAGGCCGGCAAGGTGATTCTGGAGGATTATTCCCATGGCGCCATGGCCATGCGGTTCCTCGCCGGCGCCATCGGGGCGCCCTTCATCCCTTATTCCGCCCCCCTGGGCTCCGATCTCTACAATCCCAAATATGACGCCCTCGGCAAGGCGGGCATGCGGGACGGCAAGAATGCCAAAATCCCCCGGAAGAAATTTATCCAGATGGAAGAACCCTTCTGGGGCGAGGGTGACACCATCCTGCTGCCGGCAGCCAAGCCGGAGCTGGCCATCATCCACGTCGCCCAGGCCGGTGACAAGGGAACGGCCCGCTGGCGCGGCGTCGGCACCATCGACAAGGAGATCTCCTTTGCCTGTGACAAGGTCGTGATCCTCGCCGAGGAGATTGTCCCTGAATCGGAGATGAGAAAACTTCCCGAGACGAACCAGATCCCCTACTTCGTCGTGGACGCCGTCGTGGAGTGCCCATGGGGCGCATTCCCGAGCTCGGTTCCCTTCTACTACGACTACGACGCGCCCTTCATGCGGGATATGGACAAGGCCTCCCGGAACAACGATGACCTGAAAAAGTGGCTCGACGAGTGGGTCTTCGGTCCCAAGAGCTGGGAAGACTTCGTTGTCAAGCTGGGTGCCAAACGGCTTCTCGACCTGAAGGCGGACAGCACGACCGGTTACAGCGTTCGCATGATGAGAGGAAAGAAACCGGCGCCCAGGATGAAGATGCCCTTGTCCGTGGCACGAAGCGGTTATTAA
- a CDS encoding YcaO-like family protein, which produces MPPFSLKPCPKTYILETHRSCPPAETLALIARLEETVGMLEVRDAAGDDRIGIPVFTCRRIRPDGSQTRHTGKGITPVQARVSLTMESVERYASEFREIHRERLIRDSYRRLSQRFNVLHPPDLILSRVSEYDDDRPIFWTAGYDLLREEGVYLPACAVFHPFHLDDILVIHTHTNGIAAGNTLEEAVEHGLTEVIERDAWSIAQYRAEALDALSVEAADGNAFLLDIIGKFSEAEVEIVAKNITSDVGVPTIAAFSRDLQYDSMIPIDGFGTHLDPRVALARALLEIVTTRALFLQTKGLAGLQEACSAYFREEEQDYRFFSHRQISLGDMDADFRDDICDDVRLLMSRCANRGLDRVIAVDLTDDATGIPTVRVVVPGMEACCFDRSRRGERLFSDPEGA; this is translated from the coding sequence ATGCCGCCCTTCTCGCTCAAGCCCTGTCCGAAGACCTACATCCTGGAGACCCACCGCTCATGCCCGCCCGCGGAGACCCTGGCGCTCATCGCCCGCCTGGAAGAGACCGTCGGAATGCTGGAAGTCCGGGACGCCGCGGGAGACGATCGCATCGGCATCCCGGTCTTCACCTGCCGGAGGATCCGTCCGGACGGATCCCAGACCCGACACACCGGCAAGGGAATCACGCCCGTCCAGGCCCGGGTATCCCTGACAATGGAGTCCGTTGAGCGATACGCATCCGAGTTCCGGGAAATCCATCGGGAAAGGCTGATCCGGGACAGTTACCGCCGGCTGTCCCAACGCTTCAATGTCCTCCACCCGCCGGACCTGATTCTCTCGCGGGTCAGCGAGTACGACGACGACCGTCCCATCTTCTGGACCGCGGGCTACGACCTCCTGCGCGAAGAGGGGGTATACCTGCCCGCCTGCGCCGTCTTTCATCCCTTTCATCTGGACGATATCCTGGTCATCCACACCCACACCAACGGCATCGCCGCAGGCAATACCCTGGAAGAAGCCGTGGAACACGGCCTCACGGAGGTGATCGAGCGCGACGCCTGGAGCATCGCCCAGTACCGGGCCGAGGCACTGGACGCCCTGTCGGTGGAGGCGGCGGACGGCAATGCCTTCCTCCTCGACATCATCGGAAAATTCAGCGAGGCGGAGGTCGAAATCGTGGCCAAGAACATCACCTCGGACGTCGGGGTACCCACGATCGCCGCCTTTTCCAGGGATCTGCAGTACGATTCCATGATCCCCATCGACGGTTTCGGAACCCACCTGGATCCTCGCGTGGCCCTGGCCCGGGCCCTGCTGGAAATCGTCACCACCCGCGCCCTGTTCCTGCAGACGAAGGGTCTGGCGGGCCTGCAGGAGGCTTGCTCAGCCTATTTCCGGGAGGAGGAACAGGATTACCGGTTCTTCAGCCACCGGCAGATCAGCCTGGGCGACATGGACGCCGATTTTCGGGACGACATTTGCGATGACGTGCGCCTCCTGATGTCCAGATGCGCGAACCGCGGCCTGGACCGGGTGATTGCCGTGGACCTGACGGATGATGCGACCGGCATCCCCACGGTGCGCGTAGTCGTCCCCGGCATGGAGGCGTGCTGCTTCGACCGGAGCCGGAGGGGAGAACGCCTTTTTTCCGACCCCGAAGGAGCATGA
- a CDS encoding acetyl-CoA C-acyltransferase, which yields MEKVPQKLDKTRPKFYADAKISGFGERKPDYSGMGRKIKGQFKGLREVVCVEACRTPYGVFGGSLKGFDAPQLGALAIKECLRRTGGKVKPEDIDYVFMGQVVPAGCGQVPSRQATLLAGLPESVPSITVNKVCSSGIKTIDLAVQMIQTGRAEVVIAGGQESMSNCPYSLPDMRWGNRMGLPNGRMVDLMVYDGLWDAFYNRHMAIHGSETADEFGFTRQDQDEWAYTSQMRAVEAMKAGRLDDEIFPVEIKKGKDTAVFDKDEGPRTGTTMDGLGKLPPVFNHKSTVTGQPGSVTAGNAPGVNDGGDVCMLMSAEKAKELGLKPLFTILGYAEVSQPTKDIATVPGLSIKKILEENDLTLDQVDLIEINEAFAAVVLVSARSILGMSKEEMMKKVNVNGSAIAYGHPIGATGARILMTLGYELRRRGGGIGVCGICSGHAQGDAMLIRVDK from the coding sequence ATGGAGAAGGTACCGCAGAAACTGGATAAAACCAGACCAAAGTTTTACGCCGATGCCAAGATCAGCGGGTTCGGCGAACGGAAACCCGATTATTCCGGCATGGGGAGAAAGATCAAGGGGCAGTTCAAGGGACTCCGCGAGGTGGTCTGTGTGGAGGCATGCCGCACACCTTACGGTGTCTTTGGCGGGTCCCTCAAGGGGTTCGACGCCCCCCAGCTGGGAGCCCTGGCCATCAAGGAGTGCCTGCGGCGGACAGGCGGCAAAGTCAAGCCGGAGGACATCGATTATGTGTTCATGGGCCAGGTGGTGCCTGCCGGATGCGGACAGGTGCCGAGCCGCCAGGCGACCCTGCTGGCAGGACTTCCCGAGTCCGTGCCGTCCATCACGGTGAACAAGGTCTGTTCGTCGGGCATCAAGACGATCGACCTGGCCGTTCAGATGATCCAGACGGGAAGGGCGGAGGTCGTCATCGCCGGGGGCCAGGAGAGCATGTCGAACTGTCCATACTCGCTTCCCGACATGCGCTGGGGAAACCGGATGGGCCTTCCCAACGGAAGGATGGTAGACCTGATGGTCTATGACGGTCTCTGGGACGCCTTCTACAACCGGCACATGGCGATCCATGGCTCGGAAACGGCTGACGAGTTCGGATTCACCCGGCAGGACCAGGATGAGTGGGCGTACACCTCGCAGATGCGGGCCGTGGAGGCCATGAAGGCGGGCCGCCTGGACGATGAGATCTTCCCCGTGGAGATCAAGAAGGGCAAGGACACGGCGGTCTTCGACAAGGACGAGGGCCCCCGGACCGGAACGACCATGGACGGCCTGGGCAAGCTGCCTCCCGTCTTCAACCACAAGAGCACCGTCACGGGACAGCCCGGCAGCGTGACCGCGGGCAACGCGCCCGGCGTGAACGACGGCGGCGACGTCTGCATGCTCATGAGCGCCGAAAAAGCGAAAGAGCTTGGCCTGAAGCCCCTCTTCACGATACTCGGTTACGCGGAGGTTTCCCAGCCGACGAAGGACATCGCCACGGTCCCGGGGCTCTCCATCAAGAAGATCCTCGAAGAGAACGATCTGACACTCGACCAGGTGGACCTGATCGAGATCAACGAGGCCTTCGCCGCCGTCGTCCTCGTCAGCGCCCGGAGTATCCTGGGCATGTCCAAAGAGGAGATGATGAAGAAGGTCAACGTCAACGGAAGCGCCATCGCCTACGGTCACCCCATCGGGGCCACCGGCGCCCGGATTCTCATGACCCTCGGGTATGAACTGAGGAGGCGAGGAGGCGGCATCGGCGTCTGCGGGATCTGTTCCGGCCACGCCCAGGGCGA